A stretch of Methanosphaerula palustris E1-9c DNA encodes these proteins:
- a CDS encoding galactose-1-phosphate uridylyltransferase codes for MFSIEEQRVAGGIIQYRLEHLTGLRCTISPTRLKRRLNGRGAGFTLPSVGCPFCPETLESMTPVFPDGTRIHVGESVTFPNLYPYAPWHTVTVITTAHEVRTFLLQQLMDALTGQVQSLHGHQGYPSINWNYLPSAGASIAHPHLQGLVERRASPLLQMYLTAGERYRDRHRRTYWEVLRERECSSDRYLFGDEIVWTAHAVPLGEQEVRALLPIATIDDLEPYLELFAAGMLRILSFYAELGTSAFNASLFFDRGGRDRGFSAFCSMIARINPNIHSAGDTAFMERLHLNPVILTLPEEFGRYARQTRT; via the coding sequence ATGTTCAGTATCGAGGAGCAGCGGGTGGCAGGTGGAATCATCCAGTACCGCCTGGAGCACCTGACTGGTCTGCGGTGCACGATCAGTCCTACCCGGTTGAAGAGGCGGTTGAATGGCAGAGGGGCCGGATTTACGCTCCCGTCTGTCGGATGTCCGTTCTGTCCTGAAACGCTCGAATCGATGACGCCCGTCTTTCCTGACGGGACGAGGATTCATGTTGGGGAGAGCGTCACCTTCCCGAACCTGTACCCCTATGCCCCCTGGCATACGGTGACCGTCATCACAACGGCCCATGAGGTCAGGACCTTTCTTCTGCAGCAACTGATGGATGCCCTCACCGGGCAGGTTCAGTCCCTGCATGGTCATCAGGGGTACCCGAGCATCAACTGGAACTATCTCCCTTCAGCAGGGGCCAGTATCGCTCATCCCCATCTGCAGGGACTGGTGGAGCGGAGGGCATCTCCGCTCCTGCAGATGTACCTGACCGCTGGAGAACGGTACCGTGACCGGCATCGGAGAACCTACTGGGAGGTGTTGCGAGAGCGGGAATGCTCCTCGGACCGGTACCTGTTTGGGGATGAGATCGTCTGGACTGCACACGCGGTGCCGCTCGGCGAGCAGGAGGTGCGGGCGCTTCTCCCCATCGCGACGATCGACGATCTCGAACCGTATCTTGAACTCTTCGCTGCCGGGATGCTCAGGATCCTCTCGTTCTATGCGGAGCTGGGGACCTCAGCCTTTAATGCCTCGCTCTTCTTCGATCGTGGTGGGCGTGATCGCGGTTTCTCTGCGTTCTGTTCGATGATCGCACGGATCAATCCAAACATACATTCAGCTGGAGATACGGCGTTTATGGAACGTCTCCATCTGAATCCAGTGATCCTCACGCTTCCTGAAGAATTTGGACGGTACGCCCGACAAACCCGGACGTAA